Proteins encoded within one genomic window of Desulfomonilaceae bacterium:
- a CDS encoding FAD/NAD(P)-binding oxidoreductase has translation MSVQRFVIIGNGPAANSAADSLRAKSPECKITLLSKDPFRSYLPHLLPDFIAGEIKENDLYFRPYSYYKDRDIVLRLGQRAVNVDFSKRNVVLEYKELIPFDGLIVATGGKPRIPERFQLFEDLMLTLKTPQEAKKWIQILESAESVLIFGGDLTSLSFTNALLKLGKRVRFILNEDAFWPAPLDEALYNQLTDCLEKRGVEIVHCGKIRRLTRLREDLLEVETDKKALQTGVIGAFFGLVPDVGFLVKTGLDIDRGVLVDEYLKTRFADVFAAGDCAQVYHPVLKDYWVSIGYENAASLGGTAALNLLGSRMEVAVELASLLDVGGIKVNTSWWTEF, from the coding sequence ATGAGCGTACAGCGTTTTGTAATTATTGGAAACGGTCCGGCCGCAAACAGCGCTGCCGACAGTCTTCGCGCAAAATCCCCTGAATGCAAAATCACCCTGCTCAGCAAAGATCCGTTTCGGAGTTACCTACCCCATCTGTTACCTGATTTCATAGCCGGAGAAATTAAAGAAAATGATTTGTACTTCAGGCCCTATTCCTATTACAAGGACAGGGACATCGTCCTGCGTCTTGGTCAGCGGGCAGTAAATGTCGATTTCTCAAAACGTAATGTTGTGCTTGAATACAAAGAATTGATTCCGTTTGATGGACTTATTGTGGCTACAGGAGGGAAACCTCGTATTCCTGAACGATTCCAATTGTTCGAAGACCTTATGCTCACTCTGAAAACACCTCAGGAAGCCAAAAAGTGGATCCAGATACTTGAAAGCGCAGAGAGCGTTCTGATTTTTGGTGGTGACTTGACTTCACTCAGTTTTACCAACGCCCTTTTGAAATTGGGAAAAAGAGTGCGGTTCATACTTAACGAAGACGCCTTCTGGCCTGCGCCTCTGGATGAAGCTCTATATAACCAGTTAACGGACTGTCTTGAGAAACGAGGGGTAGAAATTGTTCACTGTGGAAAAATAAGGCGATTGACTAGATTGCGGGAGGATCTTCTGGAAGTTGAGACAGATAAAAAAGCCTTACAAACCGGTGTAATCGGCGCGTTTTTTGGGTTAGTTCCAGATGTGGGTTTTCTGGTTAAGACCGGGCTAGACATTGATCGCGGAGTTCTGGTTGATGAGTATTTGAAAACAAGGTTTGCGGACGTTTTTGCGGCTGGGGACTGCGCCCAGGTTTATCATCCCGTGTTGAAGGATTACTGGGTCTCGATTGGTTATGAGAATGCGGCGTCCCTTGGTGGGACAGCGGCTCTCAACTTGCTGGGCTCTCGAATGGAAGTTGCGGTTGAACTCGCTAGTCTTCTGGACGTCGGGGGCATCAAAGTAAACACATCCTGGTGGACGGAGTTCTAA
- a CDS encoding FAD-dependent oxidoreductase yields the protein MENGFATPEVSPILSNGARGSNALYSTDPADFRYMSVNVPCQSACPALTNIPAYIRALYESKYELSYEINRMVNLFPGVLGRICSRPCELKCRHGESELGQPVNICHIKRAASDLRAAGHAYLTPRFAPIGKRVCIVGSGPAGMAAAHDLAIMGFDVLVYEACEEPGGMLRYGIPDFRLPPDILNDEIRNILRLGVSLKTSVRVGTDIKFESLLNDFDAVLVATGCYGPIKLEVPGEELYGVYPGLEFVMDIASGRKTTVGEKVIVIGAGFTAFDCSRLALRSGAKDVSICIRGFEEDLRVTSDEILEAKREGIKIRSLVVSKRVVGSEKVQGIEFLRTRPSERAPGERRKVEPIPGSEFILEADSIIVAIGQASETFNGPGAKTDKGVLLANSKTFQSSLPNLYVTGDYLTGPTTVIESIANGRRASEKIAEDLTGKKFKEWAVRIQDAQITDRERVWDFIPRTEIPTLLPVKDRLQDDGTVEVETGYSAKQAYEESKRCYLCYLHYEIDVSKCIYCRYCIDNAPRDCIKLAKQITTDEVGAVKNIVETTKWSEVNAIVIDNSRCIRCGECVRVCPVDCISVSRVELLERPLV from the coding sequence ATGGAAAATGGATTTGCCACCCCTGAAGTGTCACCTATCTTATCTAATGGGGCTAGGGGTTCAAACGCCCTTTATTCCACCGATCCGGCCGATTTCAGGTACATGAGTGTCAATGTTCCCTGTCAATCGGCCTGCCCGGCCTTGACAAACATCCCCGCTTATATACGCGCCCTCTACGAGAGCAAGTATGAATTGTCTTATGAAATAAACAGGATGGTAAATTTATTTCCTGGCGTTTTAGGCAGAATCTGTTCGCGGCCTTGCGAACTAAAATGCCGACATGGGGAGTCCGAATTAGGACAGCCTGTGAATATCTGTCACATAAAGAGGGCAGCGTCAGATCTTAGGGCCGCCGGTCACGCTTACCTGACGCCCAGGTTCGCTCCGATCGGCAAGAGAGTATGTATAGTAGGGTCCGGTCCCGCAGGCATGGCGGCCGCCCACGATCTGGCCATAATGGGGTTCGACGTGTTGGTCTATGAAGCTTGTGAAGAACCTGGCGGAATGCTCAGGTATGGAATCCCTGATTTCAGGCTACCACCGGATATCTTGAACGACGAAATCCGAAACATTTTGCGATTAGGCGTATCTCTAAAAACTTCGGTCAGAGTAGGGACAGACATAAAGTTTGAATCGCTCCTGAATGATTTTGACGCTGTTCTTGTGGCTACTGGTTGTTACGGCCCGATCAAGCTGGAAGTCCCTGGAGAGGAGTTATACGGGGTTTACCCTGGTCTTGAATTCGTGATGGATATCGCTTCGGGACGGAAAACGACGGTGGGAGAAAAAGTTATTGTGATCGGCGCGGGTTTCACAGCTTTTGACTGTTCCAGGCTTGCGCTCAGATCGGGAGCCAAAGATGTTTCCATCTGTATTCGCGGATTTGAAGAGGATCTTCGCGTCACAAGTGATGAAATCCTGGAGGCTAAAAGGGAGGGTATAAAGATAAGGTCACTGGTCGTCTCAAAACGTGTAGTTGGGTCTGAAAAGGTCCAGGGAATTGAGTTCCTGAGAACTCGACCTTCAGAAAGAGCCCCAGGCGAACGCCGGAAGGTTGAACCAATACCCGGGAGCGAGTTTATTCTGGAAGCGGACTCAATCATAGTAGCGATAGGACAGGCTTCCGAGACATTTAACGGCCCTGGCGCAAAGACTGACAAAGGGGTTCTTTTAGCCAATAGTAAAACGTTTCAATCCTCATTACCAAATCTGTACGTTACCGGCGACTACCTTACAGGACCAACTACCGTAATTGAATCAATAGCAAACGGACGAAGAGCTTCGGAAAAAATCGCGGAAGACCTGACCGGAAAAAAATTCAAGGAATGGGCTGTTAGAATTCAGGATGCGCAAATCACTGACAGGGAACGAGTTTGGGATTTCATTCCCAGAACCGAAATACCGACACTGTTACCAGTGAAGGATCGTTTACAGGATGACGGGACTGTAGAGGTGGAAACCGGTTATTCCGCCAAACAAGCTTATGAAGAATCTAAACGATGCTATTTATGCTACCTTCATTATGAAATCGATGTGTCAAAGTGCATTTATTGTAGATATTGCATAGACAATGCGCCACGGGACTGTATCAAGCTTGCAAAACAAATCACTACGGATGAAGTCGGAGCCGTAAAAAATATAGTCGAAACAACCAAATGGTCTGAAGTAAACGCCATAGTTATCGATAACTCCAGGTGCATCCGTTGTGGAGAGTGCGTGAGAGTTTGCCCGGTTGATTGTATTTCCGTTTCTCGGGTTGAGCTTTTGGAACGACCTCTCGTGTAG
- a CDS encoding ABC transporter ATP-binding protein has translation MTLILMQNVTKIYQTGAVSLVALDDINLSIDSGEFLSIMGPSGSGKSTLMNILGCLDVPTGGGYFLDGENVSSLDRNQQADLRNRKIGFVFQGFNLLPRVSAMRNVELPLIYSGSGSSLRTQCALQALRLVGLGDRAEHLPTQLSGGQQQRVAIARALVNDPEIILADEPTGNLDSKTSAEIISVFRQLNQEHKITFIMVTHDPEVAELTDRVIHIRDGRIAGDLTRT, from the coding sequence TTGACGCTTATTCTGATGCAAAATGTGACCAAGATATATCAAACAGGAGCAGTTTCGCTGGTCGCATTAGATGACATAAATTTATCCATAGATTCTGGCGAGTTCTTGTCTATCATGGGGCCATCCGGTTCCGGAAAATCTACATTGATGAACATTCTTGGCTGTCTGGATGTCCCAACTGGAGGAGGGTATTTTCTTGACGGAGAAAACGTGTCCTCTCTCGACAGAAACCAACAGGCGGATTTACGGAATAGAAAAATAGGATTTGTTTTTCAGGGTTTTAATTTACTCCCACGGGTCAGCGCAATGCGCAATGTGGAATTGCCTTTAATTTATAGTGGATCAGGATCATCGTTGCGAACCCAATGCGCTCTGCAAGCATTGCGATTGGTTGGCCTGGGAGACAGAGCGGAACATTTGCCAACTCAACTGTCAGGAGGACAGCAGCAAAGGGTAGCAATAGCGAGGGCGCTGGTAAATGATCCTGAAATTATTTTAGCGGATGAACCTACCGGTAACCTGGACAGCAAGACGAGCGCCGAAATAATTTCCGTTTTCAGACAGCTTAACCAAGAACATAAAATCACTTTTATCATGGTAACTCATGATCCAGAAGTCGCCGAATTGACTGATAGGGTAATTCACATCCGTGACGGTAGAATCGCTGGAGATTTGACTCGAACCTAA
- a CDS encoding response regulator — MPKILIVDDEEGIRMLYSMELQDEGYDVITLPDGNGLLEVIEKEDPDCVIMDIKMKEFSGLDLLQQVRKRHYNLPVILNSAYSSFKVDLKSVAADYYVVKSSDLTELKEKLRLALESRIP, encoded by the coding sequence ATGCCCAAGATTCTGATTGTGGACGATGAAGAAGGCATAAGAATGCTGTATTCCATGGAACTTCAGGATGAAGGATACGACGTGATCACCTTACCTGATGGAAACGGACTATTAGAGGTCATAGAAAAAGAGGATCCCGACTGCGTCATCATGGACATTAAAATGAAAGAATTCAGCGGTTTGGATCTGTTGCAACAGGTGAGAAAACGCCATTATAATCTACCGGTTATTCTGAATTCTGCATATTCCAGTTTCAAAGTTGATTTGAAGAGTGTAGCGGCTGATTACTATGTCGTAAAAAGCTCGGACTTGACTGAGCTAAAAGAGAAATTAAGATTAGCGCTAGAGAGTAGAATTCCGTGA
- a CDS encoding glycosyltransferase: protein MRFVEDNPKGIRSAEIVVGIPSLNEADLISFPTQQADRGLTKYYPEKSAVIVNVDNHSPDNTHRSFMSTATETPKIYISTEEGVTGKGNNLRNLFQKALELQARAVLVIDADLQSIAPMWIRNLAEPLFDEYDFVAPLYIRHKYDVTVTNSIAYPLTRALYGRRVRQPIGGDVAFSGRVARSFVDCDIWNEAIAHFGIDVWMTTNAVKKHGSIIQSFMGRPKVHKLRDIDSQVGMLFEDVVGTMFELMVNFDSFWKDVRWSRPTAVFGFGLGDMEVPPPVNVDTHQLWDKFVTGARQKWELYSAVLEVEDLNKLEEVMDIPAMGFEFPSGLWAKLIYDFAIAYRQASIDRGELIRSMIPLHYGKTLSFVIETEAMNNQQVEEFIEDQCLQFEKTKPYLLERWG, encoded by the coding sequence ATGAGATTTGTCGAAGACAATCCCAAAGGAATTAGGAGCGCTGAAATCGTCGTAGGAATTCCTTCGCTAAATGAGGCCGACTTAATATCCTTTCCGACTCAGCAAGCGGATCGTGGTCTCACAAAATATTATCCTGAAAAGTCCGCGGTAATTGTAAATGTCGACAACCACTCCCCGGACAATACCCATCGATCATTTATGAGTACGGCTACAGAAACCCCCAAGATTTATATCTCCACTGAAGAGGGCGTTACAGGAAAAGGTAACAATTTAAGAAACCTTTTTCAAAAGGCCTTGGAACTTCAAGCTAGAGCAGTGTTAGTGATTGACGCTGATCTTCAGAGCATCGCTCCCATGTGGATTAGAAACCTTGCAGAGCCTTTGTTCGACGAATATGATTTTGTAGCGCCTTTGTATATACGCCACAAATATGATGTCACTGTTACAAACAGCATTGCCTATCCTCTGACAAGGGCGCTGTATGGCCGTCGTGTTAGGCAGCCTATAGGAGGAGATGTCGCGTTTTCAGGACGAGTCGCTAGGTCTTTTGTCGATTGTGACATCTGGAATGAGGCTATAGCCCATTTTGGAATTGATGTCTGGATGACAACAAACGCTGTAAAAAAGCATGGATCAATAATTCAATCATTCATGGGAAGACCGAAAGTACACAAACTTAGGGACATTGACTCACAGGTGGGCATGCTTTTCGAAGATGTTGTCGGAACGATGTTTGAACTGATGGTCAATTTTGATTCTTTTTGGAAAGACGTCAGATGGAGCCGCCCCACTGCTGTTTTCGGTTTTGGGCTTGGTGACATGGAAGTTCCTCCTCCAGTAAATGTGGATACACATCAGCTATGGGACAAATTTGTTACTGGGGCCCGTCAGAAATGGGAGCTGTACTCCGCTGTCCTGGAAGTAGAGGACCTCAACAAGCTGGAGGAAGTTATGGACATCCCTGCTATGGGGTTTGAATTTCCATCTGGGCTATGGGCCAAGTTAATCTACGACTTTGCTATTGCATACAGACAAGCGTCTATAGACCGGGGAGAGTTAATCAGATCCATGATTCCGCTACATTATGGCAAGACATTGTCTTTTGTGATTGAAACTGAGGCCATGAACAATCAACAGGTGGAAGAGTTTATTGAGGATCAGTGTCTACAATTTGAGAAAACAAAGCCCTACCTGCTTGAGCGATGGGGTTAA
- the scpB gene encoding SMC-Scp complex subunit ScpB has translation MDERRLKSVIEGLIFSSSDRIGIEAIRKVVSEASKDEIQTALDELENEYLERRGGFCLTRVDNGYQFRTLPEIAPWIQALKDLKPWRLSRAALETLAIVAYNQPVTKHKIEQTRGVESSSSIKNLIERELIAVIGRDDMPGRPLLYATTRIFLQVFGLNDLSCLPQLPDIEESEELFG, from the coding sequence TTGGACGAACGCCGGCTGAAATCAGTAATTGAAGGGTTGATTTTCTCCAGTTCAGATAGAATAGGCATTGAAGCTATAAGGAAGGTTGTTTCCGAGGCATCTAAGGATGAGATTCAGACGGCTCTCGATGAATTGGAAAACGAGTACCTGGAGCGAAGAGGGGGATTCTGCCTGACCCGTGTCGATAATGGATATCAATTTCGAACTTTGCCGGAAATCGCTCCCTGGATTCAGGCCCTGAAGGATCTGAAACCGTGGCGTTTGAGTCGGGCCGCGTTGGAGACACTGGCCATAGTGGCCTATAACCAACCGGTAACAAAGCACAAAATAGAACAAACAAGAGGAGTGGAAAGCTCCAGTTCCATTAAGAATCTAATAGAGAGGGAGTTAATCGCCGTCATAGGTCGTGATGATATGCCGGGTCGGCCGCTGCTTTACGCGACAACAAGAATATTTCTGCAGGTCTTTGGCCTAAATGATTTGAGCTGTTTGCCACAATTGCCTGATATTGAAGAATCGGAGGAGCTTTTTGGATGA
- the uvrB gene encoding excinuclease ABC subunit UvrB — protein MNDFQLVSDFQPQGDQPQAIQKLVAGVNSGVRTQVLLGVTGSGKTYTMANVIAQSGKTSLVLAPNKTLAAQLFNEFKDLFPHNAVEYFVSYYDYYQPEAYIPQSDTFIEKDSSINETIDKMRHSATRSLLERKDVIIVASVSCIYGLGSPEAYQNMLVHLIQTEETDRDEILKKLVEIQYLRNDLDFHRGTFRVRGDVVEVFPAYEEDRAIRVEFFGDTVEAISEIDPLRGKVIRKLDRIAIYPASHYVTEKSRLIKSVDLILEEMRDRVEFFRSTGKFIEAQRIEERTRFDVEMLKEMGYCNGIENYSRYLTGRAPGQPPPTLLEYFPKDSLFLIDECHVSIPQLRGMYRGDRSRKQTLVDYGFRLPSALDNRPLTFEEFDALVNEAIFVSATPGPYELAEANGHIAEQIIRPTGLIDPAIQIRPASDQVDDLLHEIRRRVEKNHRVLVTTLTKKMAEDLTEYYAGLGVKVQYLHSEIHTIERMEIIRDLRLGKFDVLIGINLLREGLDIPEVSLVGILDADKEGFLRSERSLIQTAGRAARNIDGLVILYADTITNSIQRTIDETSRRRKLQMEFNAEHNITPESIRKNINDILSSLSEQDYVTVDSSEKQRSEIRVSEIPSTIKRLTKEMFAAAKNLEFEKAAEIRDQIRDLERTAIKFGAA, from the coding sequence ATGAACGACTTTCAATTGGTTTCAGATTTCCAACCTCAAGGTGATCAGCCTCAGGCGATTCAGAAGTTAGTAGCTGGGGTAAACTCAGGAGTAAGGACTCAGGTTCTGTTGGGGGTGACAGGCTCCGGCAAAACATACACCATGGCCAATGTGATAGCGCAATCAGGAAAAACATCTCTCGTCCTCGCCCCTAACAAGACACTCGCTGCACAGTTGTTTAATGAATTTAAGGACCTTTTCCCTCATAACGCCGTAGAATATTTTGTATCATACTACGACTACTATCAACCAGAGGCGTATATCCCGCAATCGGACACTTTCATCGAGAAGGATTCAAGCATTAATGAGACGATCGACAAGATGAGGCATTCAGCCACCAGGTCTCTTCTAGAGAGAAAGGATGTCATCATTGTCGCCTCTGTCTCGTGTATCTATGGGCTGGGTTCACCAGAAGCATATCAAAATATGCTGGTCCATCTCATACAGACAGAAGAGACCGACCGCGACGAAATCCTCAAGAAGCTAGTGGAGATCCAGTACTTGCGTAACGACTTAGATTTTCATAGGGGGACTTTCAGAGTACGCGGCGACGTTGTAGAAGTCTTTCCAGCTTATGAAGAAGACCGAGCCATTCGAGTTGAGTTTTTCGGGGACACTGTAGAAGCCATTTCGGAGATCGATCCGCTAAGGGGGAAAGTAATCCGCAAGCTTGACAGGATTGCCATTTATCCAGCTAGCCACTACGTTACTGAAAAATCAAGACTAATTAAATCAGTTGATCTAATCCTTGAGGAGATGCGTGACCGTGTGGAGTTTTTCAGATCAACTGGTAAATTTATAGAGGCGCAGAGGATCGAAGAACGGACCAGATTCGACGTCGAAATGCTGAAAGAAATGGGATACTGCAATGGGATAGAGAATTATTCGCGGTATTTGACCGGGAGGGCCCCCGGACAACCACCACCTACCCTGCTGGAATACTTTCCAAAGGATTCCCTGTTCCTGATCGATGAATGTCACGTGAGCATACCGCAACTAAGGGGCATGTATCGCGGTGACCGCTCTCGAAAGCAAACTCTGGTCGATTACGGGTTCAGGTTACCCAGCGCTTTGGATAACAGGCCCTTAACTTTTGAGGAATTCGATGCGTTGGTCAATGAAGCGATATTTGTGTCGGCCACACCAGGGCCATATGAATTGGCTGAAGCAAACGGTCACATAGCTGAACAAATAATAAGGCCAACAGGGCTAATAGATCCGGCCATTCAAATTCGCCCGGCCTCAGATCAGGTAGATGATCTGCTTCACGAAATCAGGAGAAGAGTAGAAAAGAATCATAGAGTCTTGGTAACAACGTTAACCAAGAAAATGGCTGAAGATCTTACTGAATATTATGCAGGGCTTGGTGTCAAGGTGCAGTATCTGCACTCTGAGATTCACACAATCGAAAGAATGGAAATTATTCGCGATCTTAGATTAGGCAAGTTTGACGTGTTGATCGGTATCAACCTACTACGAGAAGGCCTCGACATCCCGGAGGTTTCTCTAGTAGGCATACTTGACGCGGATAAAGAAGGATTCCTCAGATCTGAACGATCCTTGATACAAACAGCCGGCAGGGCTGCCAGAAATATAGACGGATTGGTAATCCTTTACGCCGACACTATTACGAACTCGATACAGAGAACAATTGATGAGACTAGCCGACGCAGAAAACTTCAAATGGAGTTCAACGCGGAACACAATATAACCCCGGAAAGCATTCGAAAGAATATCAACGACATATTGTCATCTCTGTCTGAACAGGACTATGTCACCGTAGATTCTTCGGAAAAACAAAGATCTGAAATTAGAGTTAGTGAAATTCCAAGCACTATCAAGAGGCTTACCAAGGAAATGTTTGCGGCTGCTAAAAATCTTGAATTCGAAAAAGCGGCTGAGATAAGGGATCAAATCCGTGACCTTGAAAGAACAGCCATAAAATTTGGAGCGGCCTGA
- a CDS encoding DUF2059 domain-containing protein, which translates to MVAQYFFSLTSSRVRKLTFVIPLVVLTFVSETFSSIAQERLVTKVIRVSGLRGQIQNFSSAVLATIPADIFPDNRTRFDFNEKLKDEINPKALLEVVENSFEEELDTEKLDQVIKFYESNTGRKVGRAQTEALSSNIIKAIREGRRTASSLDDERRQIIERLISVQRVSENNILFRGLIIKSLGSANLYDPYGSNLENETKKKSIQPSRANEPDSLAQTALVCFAYTYRSLSSSDLDSFLEFEESETGQWFNSKVSKAFQQIVVIAVGSLDKCMKNIGRGSKKE; encoded by the coding sequence GTGGTTGCACAGTATTTTTTTAGCCTCACGAGTTCGAGAGTTAGAAAACTCACCTTTGTTATTCCCTTGGTTGTGTTGACTTTTGTCTCAGAGACTTTTTCTTCAATAGCTCAAGAGCGTCTAGTGACGAAAGTGATACGGGTTTCGGGTCTTCGGGGGCAGATACAAAATTTTTCTTCAGCCGTTCTAGCAACCATCCCTGCAGATATTTTTCCGGATAACCGCACACGTTTTGATTTCAATGAGAAGCTCAAGGATGAGATCAATCCCAAGGCTCTGCTGGAAGTTGTGGAAAACTCGTTTGAAGAAGAATTGGATACAGAGAAACTTGATCAAGTTATCAAATTTTATGAATCTAACACGGGTAGAAAAGTGGGACGGGCTCAAACAGAAGCTTTATCCTCAAACATTATCAAGGCTATCCGCGAAGGCAGAAGAACGGCTTCCAGTCTTGACGACGAAAGGCGTCAGATTATTGAGCGGCTGATCAGCGTCCAGAGGGTTTCTGAAAACAACATTTTGTTTAGAGGGTTGATTATTAAGTCGTTGGGGTCTGCAAATCTGTATGATCCATACGGAAGTAACCTGGAAAATGAGACAAAGAAAAAATCCATCCAGCCATCAAGGGCCAACGAACCGGATTCATTAGCGCAAACAGCGCTAGTGTGTTTTGCTTACACTTATCGATCGCTAAGTAGTTCGGATCTGGATTCCTTCCTGGAATTCGAGGAATCGGAAACAGGGCAGTGGTTCAACAGTAAAGTGTCCAAAGCTTTTCAGCAAATTGTTGTCATCGCTGTAGGTTCTCTGGATAAGTGTATGAAAAATATTGGGCGCGGCTCGAAGAAAGAATAA
- a CDS encoding YbgC/FadM family acyl-CoA thioesterase, giving the protein MDNQSLIPTHNPRERVFECSVYYEDTDCMSVVYHANYLKFLERARSEYVFDRLGVGIVDYHNRGYLFMVHKIEIAYHAPARLGDVLAIRTWIEKTTTFRLVVKQIIIRKGQPRDYLVTATVTLVAVGDDGQLLEIPSEFHKL; this is encoded by the coding sequence TTGGATAATCAGAGCCTAATCCCAACCCACAATCCTAGAGAACGTGTTTTTGAGTGCTCTGTCTATTATGAAGACACTGATTGTATGAGTGTAGTATACCATGCGAATTACTTGAAGTTTCTGGAACGCGCCCGTTCAGAATACGTATTCGACCGACTTGGAGTTGGTATCGTAGATTATCACAACCGTGGTTACCTATTCATGGTTCATAAGATCGAAATTGCGTACCATGCGCCTGCCAGGCTAGGAGACGTCCTTGCGATTAGAACATGGATAGAGAAAACTACTACCTTTAGACTGGTAGTCAAACAGATCATAATCAGAAAGGGACAGCCCAGAGATTATCTGGTCACTGCGACGGTAACCCTTGTAGCGGTGGGTGATGATGGACAGTTGCTGGAGATTCCTTCCGAGTTTCACAAACTTTAG